TGACACTAAGTCATAGACCAAAACTGTGGACAGCCCCCCAAAGACTCTGCAGACCCCTGGGGGTGCTTGCCCCTTTCTATCCCCCATCTCCATTCCCCTGTGCCCGTGATCACCCCAGACAGCAGGTTCTTCCAGTACAGAACACTAAGTACCACCCTTGCCCCCAACCCCACTGGCAGCAGAACAGGACACTCCGCCGACCCCTCCTGCACAAGTGTCCCAGGAGGGTTAAGCCCCGGTGAATCCAGGCCCCCTCAAGAGGTAGGGCAGCtgctatttattttctaaagaagAGTATTTTTATACAAACCTGCCCAGATGGAAATAAAAGGCTTGAAACTCTGGCCCTGGGTGCCTCCTCGGAGCCCAAAGCCCTAGACTCACTGCTGCGTGACCTCAGACACATTCTTTGATACTTTCGTATCTTGCCTTATCTCACCCACAGGGCTGCGTCAAGTTCAGCCTCCTGGGGTAGGGCTGCACGAGGGGGCGGCGGCTCTGGGGTGCAACTGTAGGGGATTATCAGCccgtgggtgggggtgggggaccacGGAGTTCCCGCAAGCGCCACACGGGGCGCTGTTTCCTCCCCCTTCCACACTCCCGAAGCAGCCTGGGGGGGTTCGAGGCCCCCAGCACCTGCATCCTGCCCCATTGTCtagcacaggaagggagctggaccggCTTCAGGGACAGGATCACGGTCTGTCCCAGcactggaggtgggggtggggagggtgcatTCCCACCCCAAACTGGCCCTGAGACAGCAGGAGTGTCGGGCCACCTCCGTGGGAGGGTGCCCCACCCCAGGAGCGGCGAGTGTCATACAGAGGCTGCCCAGGCCACGCGGGCTCCACTTCCGTGCCGGTTTATTAGCCCCccgcccagcccccagccagcccGTCGGCTGCAGCCTCTAGTCCCCCTGATGCCCCGCCAGCGAGCGCGGGGGACCCTCCTCCTGGACGCCGGGGCTCATCTCGGGGCGCAGTTGGGGCTGGCATCCAGGCCCTGAGGTCCGCAGCGGTGCCCCGGTGCTCCGGACGCAAGCCGGGCGGGCGTCGGCGAGGAGGAAGCAGCTCCCTCAGTCCTCGGGGGAGCAGGCCAGGGGCAACTGATCGGGGCTGCCCACGCTGCCCGTGCTGGAGCTGCCATCGCCCAGGTCTCGGGGGCCGCAGGGGGGCAGGGCGAGCTCAGGGGTCGGCGCGGCCCCGGGGCCCCCTGCTCCGCCAGGACCGCTGCGGGGCCCCCACTCCTcgcccagggccaggcagagctCCTTCAGCGCCAGGTTCTCCCGCAGCAGCTCCTCCTGGCGTCCCTCCAGCTCGGCCAGCTTCTGCCAACAGCCGCCCAGGTCCTCGCGCACGGCCCGGGATGCCTGGGTCCCGAACAGCTGCCACTGGCGCGCGGCGCGACGGCCGCGCTGGCGCTCCGagtccaggaagcagcagaggtcgCGCAGCTCGCGGTTCTCAGCCTGCAGACGCCGGTTCAGCTGCTTGAGCTCGCGGATCTCGCCCAGGTGACCCTGCAGCTGCCGGTTCACCTCCTGCATGAGGCGGCCGCGCTGCACCAGGGCCGCCAGGCGCGCCGCCTCCtcccgccgcagccgccgcacCAGCTCCTCCTTGCCCAGAGCCGCCATCTCCTCGTCCGTCAGCTCCTCCAGGCCGCCGGCCTCGGCCTCCATGGCTGCCCGGGCCGCTGGAGCATCGCCGGCGGCAGGCAGTGTGGCCCGAGCCGGCAGcggaggctgcagcagccaccccCGGGCACGGGAGGGGCGGGCACGCGGCG
The sequence above is a segment of the Ochotona princeps isolate mOchPri1 chromosome 4, mOchPri1.hap1, whole genome shotgun sequence genome. Coding sequences within it:
- the CCDC85B gene encoding coiled-coil domain-containing protein 85B, giving the protein MEAEAGGLEELTDEEMAALGKEELVRRLRREEAARLAALVQRGRLMQEVNRQLQGHLGEIRELKQLNRRLQAENRELRDLCCFLDSERQRGRRAARQWQLFGTQASRAVREDLGGCWQKLAELEGRQEELLRENLALKELCLALGEEWGPRSGPGGAGGPGAAPTPELALPPCGPRDLGDGSSSTGSVGSPDQLPLACSPED